The following are from one region of the Capsicum annuum cultivar UCD-10X-F1 chromosome 1, UCD10Xv1.1, whole genome shotgun sequence genome:
- the LOC124898714 gene encoding uncharacterized protein LOC124898714, translating into MRSLWDELHSSYVGPVCTCGALGKFIEQQKLFQFLSGLNDDYSNETTPPIPSFSSDSASFNTFTSLHGRGPSQRVHSDDRRGFLYSSPSDPKRGYLPSSGPYLSGAKRFSTSILLPSLSCKYCKKSGHTIDKCYKLHGHPPDFKFTKGKKALACVQNDFSLVDATVSSLSLTEVPAAIDSGYAHFVGVSTHPAVTATAFHACAVAFLRRDPCVLLGYPCGKKGYKLLNLSSLFIFYSKDVVFHEFIFPFSSSSVSQPFSYSPPVYDDPLVLSTQSPSVVHDDPPIVPETTFSSLSSPPVVHNDSPAVPETTLSLPLRRSSRVVHPLHHLQGYICSSVKIPLQVNSKISSIDLHLHEPQFYQQAASNPAWQEAMQQEFRALGQIILGILFPFLLIRRLFLVSECTRLSRDLMLDVNNAFLNGDLHEDVFMKIPPGLQITSLGYIVSKNDYSLFTKSSGSSLVILVVYVDDILLGGSDLSELNALKSFLDESFKVKDLGSVHYFLGLEVTSHHSGFLINQHKYATDLLEEFNCSHYTPIIAPLDAYVKLTPDMGDPLPDPFIYRRLVGKLNFLQHTRPVISFAVQHLSQFLQHPCVPHMMAGLHVLHYLLHDPAQGIFLPSHSSVDLTAYADSGWAACPLSRRSVTGYYIFFGGCPVSWKNKKQPTIALSSAEAEYRALRKVVAEVIWLTRLFADMGLTISSPVPIFCDSQAALLIPRI; encoded by the exons ATGCGTAGTCTATGGGATGAATTACACTCCTCTTATGTTGGTCCAGTTTGTACTTGTGGTGCATTAGGCAAATTTATTGAACAACAGAAATTGTTCCAGTTCCTGAGTGGACtcaatgatgattactct AATGAAACTACTCCTCCCATTCCTAGTTTTTCTAGTGATTCAGCTTCCTTTAATACTTTCACTAGTCTACATGGGAGAGGTCCTTCTCAGAGAGTCCACAGTGATGACAGGAGGGGTTTCCTTTACTCTTCTCCTTCTGATCCTAAGAGAGGATACCTACCTTCTTCAGGACCTTATTTGTCTGGTGCTAAGAGGTTCTCTACCTCCATCCTATTGCCTTCACTCTCTTGCAAGTACTGTAAAAAGTCAGGGCATACTATTGATAAGTGTTACAAATTACATGGACATCCCCCAGACTTCAAATTTACAAAAGGGAAGAAAGCTCTAGCCTGTGTGCAGAATGATTTTTCTCTAGTTGATGCCACagtctcttctctttctcttacTGAGG TCCCTGCTGCCATAGATTCTGGttatgctcattttgtaggtgTGTCTACTCACCCTGCTGTTACTGCTACTGCTTTCCATGCTTGTGCAGT GGCCTTTCTCAGACGAGACCCTTGTGTTTTACTTGGTTATCCTTGTGGTAAGAAGGGTTATAAATTGCTcaatctttcttctctttttatattttactCCAAGGATGTTGTGTTTCATGAgtttattttccctttttcttcaTCCTCTGTTTCCCAACCCTTTTCTTACTCTCCACCTGTGTATGATGATCCTCTTGTCCTCTCTACACAGTCTCCTTCTGTGGTCCATGATGATCCTCCTATAGTACCTGAGACcactttctcttctctttcttctcctcCTGTGGTTCATAATGACTCTCCAGCAGTTCCTGAGACCACTCTCTCCTTACCTCTCAGACGGAGTTCTAGAGTTGTTCATCCTCTTCATCATTTGCAGGGTTACATCTGTTCTTCTGTTAAAATTCCTCTTCAAGTCAATTCCAAGATTTCTAGTATTGATTTGCACTTGCATGAGCCTCAATTTTACCAGCAGGCTGCTTCTAATCCTGCCTGGCAAGAGGCTATGCAACAGGAATTTAGGGCTCTTGGTCAAATTATACTTGGGATATTGTTCCCTTTTCTCCTCATAAGAAGGCTATTCCTTGTAAGTGAGTGTACAAGATTAAGCAGAGATCTGATG CTGGACGTTAATAATGCTTTTTTAAATGGGGACCTTCATGAGGATGTGTTTATGAAGATCCCACCTGGCCTTCAGATTACATCTCTTG GCTACATTGTAAGTAAAAATGATTACTCCTTGTTTACTAAGTCTTCCGGTTCCTCTTTGGTGATTCTTGtggtttatgtggatgatattttgCTGGGTGGCTCTGACTTATCTGAGCTAAATGCCCTCAAATCTTTCCTTGATGAATCTTTCAAGGTTAAAGACTTGGGTTCTGTGCATTATTTCCTTGGTTTAGAGGTCACTTCTCACCATTCTGGTTTCCTGATTAATCAGCACAAGTATGCTACTGATTTGTTGGAAGAGTTTAACTGCTCTCATTATACTCCTATCATTGCTCCTTTGGATGCCTATGTCAAACTCACCCCTGACATGGGTGATCCACTGCCTGATCCTTTCATCTACAGGCGTTTGGTTGGGAAGTTAAATTTCCTTCAGCATACCAGACCTGTCATTTCTTTTGCTGTGCAGCACCTTAGTCAATTCCTACAACATCCTTGTGTTCCTCATATGATGGCTGGGTTGCATGTCCTTCATTACCTTTTACATGATCCTGCTCAGGGCATTTTTTTGCCCTCTCATTCTTCAGTTGATCTTACTGCATATGCTGATTCTGGCTGGGCTGCATGCCCTTTGTCTCGCCGATCTGTGACTGGTTATTACATTTTCTTTGGTGGTTGCCCAGTTTCTTGGAAGAACAAGAAACAACCCACTATTGCTCTTTCTTCAGCTGAGGCTGAATACCGCGCTTTACGCAAAGTGGTAGCTGAAGTTATTTGGTTAACTCGTTTATTTGCTGACATGGGACTAACCATTTCTTCTCCTGTGCCTATATTTTGTGACAGCCAAGCTGCTTTACTTATTCCAAGAATCTAG